One Sodalis praecaptivus DNA segment encodes these proteins:
- a CDS encoding ABC transporter ATP-binding protein: MSTVKIRELQKTYGAAQVLRGIDLDIEDGQFVVLVGPSGCGKSTLLRMIAGLEEISSGHIAINERVVNDLPPKERDIAMVFQNYALYPHMTVRDNMAFSLKLRNVRASEINQRVEQVAQSLGLSSLLSRYPRQLSGGQRQRVAMGRSVVRQPQVFLFDEPLSNLDAKLRVQMRSEIKQLHQRLHTTTVYVTHDQVEAMTMGDLVVVMRDGVIEQAGDPLSLYDFPANQFVAGFLGSPAMNFLSGILQNDGGEIRFGDGAVVPLSRRYPQRDGGPVIFGIRPEHLMPADTGIAAQVTVVEPTGSETIVMLSANELSDTPFCMVLHERRNLRPGERVFLMPKPHCEHLFETGSGLRVLPEKIN; encoded by the coding sequence ATGTCGACAGTGAAAATTCGCGAACTGCAAAAAACCTACGGCGCCGCGCAGGTACTGCGGGGGATCGATCTGGACATCGAGGACGGCCAGTTTGTGGTGTTGGTCGGCCCTTCCGGCTGCGGTAAATCGACGTTATTGCGCATGATTGCCGGGCTGGAAGAGATCAGCAGCGGCCACATCGCCATCAACGAACGGGTGGTAAACGATTTACCGCCCAAAGAGCGCGATATTGCTATGGTGTTTCAAAACTATGCGCTCTACCCCCACATGACGGTGCGGGATAATATGGCTTTCTCCCTTAAGCTGCGCAATGTCCGGGCGTCGGAAATCAACCAGCGCGTCGAGCAGGTCGCCCAAAGTCTGGGGTTATCGTCGCTGTTGTCGCGCTACCCGCGCCAGCTTTCCGGCGGCCAGCGCCAACGCGTGGCCATGGGCCGCTCGGTGGTGCGTCAGCCGCAGGTTTTCTTGTTTGATGAACCCCTATCCAATCTGGACGCCAAATTGCGCGTGCAGATGCGTTCGGAAATAAAGCAGCTGCACCAGCGTCTGCACACCACCACCGTCTATGTGACCCATGATCAGGTGGAAGCCATGACCATGGGCGACCTGGTGGTGGTGATGCGCGATGGCGTCATCGAGCAGGCGGGCGATCCGCTATCGCTGTATGACTTTCCCGCCAATCAGTTTGTTGCCGGCTTTCTCGGCTCGCCGGCAATGAATTTCCTGTCCGGTATACTGCAAAACGATGGCGGTGAGATCCGTTTTGGCGACGGTGCGGTTGTGCCGCTTTCTCGTCGCTATCCCCAGCGCGACGGGGGGCCGGTGATATTTGGCATCCGTCCCGAGCATCTCATGCCGGCCGATACCGGTATCGCAGCACAGGTGACCGTGGTGGAGCCCACCGGTTCGGAAACCATCGTGATGCTAAGCGCCAATGAACTTAGCGACACCCCCTTTTGCATGGTGCTGCACGAACGCCGTAACCTGCGCCCGGGAGAGCGCGTGTTCCTAATGCCTAAACCGCATTGCGAGCATCTGTTTGAAACCGGTTCCGGCCTGCGGGTGTTGCCGGAAAAGATAAATTGA